Genomic DNA from Setaria italica strain Yugu1 chromosome V, Setaria_italica_v2.0, whole genome shotgun sequence:
CGAGGGGCAGTTTACCTCGAGTTCGAGATCATCAGGCTACTGTGCACGGCCTGCGGCCTCCGCCACCGCAGGTCGCTTGCGCCGCCCGGTCCGGCAGCagcccgccagccgccgccctgCTCCATAGTAGGCCGGCACTGCTGCGGCGGGAGGCAGAGCTGCGAAGGGAAGGGGCGCGCGGGCCGCGGGGGTCTGCATACCTGGATCCTGCTGAGCGCGGCCCAAGGGGCAGCGCGGCCCCCCTCCTGGGGGGAGCCTGGGCCTAGGCGGGCTTTGGGCATCACATCATCGTCGTGACCTCGTCCGAGATACATTTGAGGTAAATTCAAACAAAGAGATGACGTTCACCTTAATTTTAAACGTCATGTTTATACAAACATAAAATTAGAAGACAAAATAAAGGATCTAAGGACTTTATGATTAGCATGCTCCCAGTCCTAGTTAGCAATATCATGATTTTCAGGTTCGAAAGCAACAGGCTTTCAGAACTTCAGGGACTCGTGGGTCGTTGCTTTCAGCACAACGACGGAAACAGTGCAGCAGAGCTCGGTTTTGAAATAGAGCCAGAACGTTACATAGCGGTATTCCAGCACCATGCAACGGGCTGCTCCCAAGTATCATCCCACAAACAACACCTAACACTGCAGCAAAATGTTCCGCATCAAACAAAAATCGAGATACAGGGATGCACGAAGGAACTACAGACCCGTATTCCCCgcacagctcctcagcagctgaTAGTTCAGGGGAAACTGATCTCTTTGCCAAGGCGACACTACTACTCCACGATCTtaacctttttcttcttcttcgattTCTCTGATGACAACTGCGGCATCTCCGAGGTCGTAGTGTTGCTCTCTGCCCCACGAGCCTGTGATCCTTCGGAGGCCTTGCCTGACATGTTTGAGTGCCCCAGGTTGCTTTTGTCCTTTCTCTTCTGCTTGTGTTTGGGTGTCGGCTCTGCGCTCCATTGGCCCAGTGAAAGGGCTGAGCCTTGGCTGCTGCGGTTCTTCGATGCGCTAGTGAACCGAGACTTAGTCTTCCTAGAAGAACCTGAGAGACCACAAGAACTCTGATCAGTGAAGAATCGCATTATTTCGTTAGAGAGAGATGTAAGTTATTGGGAAAAAATGCATTTCATCACCACTGAACTCAAAAATACATCTGAATAAGTGATTAAATCTTAAGGGGCCATCTTTACTTAATGTGCCTACTTTCACCGCTGACCTCCCATCTCATGGTAAAAGAAGCAGATATTTTAAATTAGCACTCACACAAATAAAAGGTAAGGTTACCCATATGCCTAAAGGTTACCAGCATAGATGATATGCACTTGGACCGATTTGTCTTTTCTGTTGCTGAATAGTTATGAACTTACAATAATACAAGACCGTGAACAGAAAACCAAGAAATCACAAGATTTAACTGCCAGGAACTACCCCAATCTAGTGATTTCGACTATTATCTAGCAGTAACATCATATCCTGCCCAACTTGGCTACAATGCTAGCAGTATAAAGTGGAATTGGTGAAACAAAAACAATTTTAGGAAAAGAATTACCTGCAGATATCTTACTGCTAGGAGTAAGGCCCCCAAAATTTGGTTTAGCTAATTCCTCAGCTTCAGGATAACGAACTAAGCAAACTCGCCGTGATATCTTCCCCActgtatttttttgtttttgtcagTTGACATTCATACAAAAAAACATAAAATATGAATAGCAGATGAGAAAAGCTAAGACAGGACTACTTGAGAGTTTGCACAAATTTAGAAGTAGTGCCTGCAAGACAGGAGAAGGTGATGGATATTTTTCCTCCTTTGCCAAAAACCCTTATGATTTTAAGAAGAGTATGCTTGTTTTTAAACATGAAACAAAATACTGCAGGCTTAACACAACAACCGTTAAAAAGAGAATAGTTATTTAGATTAATTTACATGTTTTACAGGATGATGGCTACTACGCCACCTTGTTTTCATGATCGAACTGTCATGCAGGAAAGAACACTGATTCACCAGAACACTAAGAAGCATTAATGCAGAAGAGATATTCTTCATTAGTTGACACTTGGCTGGCATAGGATCCAACTTCTACAGTTCATCTCTTATGTTTTATCAATATATCCCTAGATAGTTTCTGCATCACAGTTGGTTTCCTTTACTAAACCCAGAGCTACAAGTGAATCATATCTCCGAGTTTGACATTTAGAGATAAAGTTTCAAAGATGGGAACCATGTCCTGATTCTTCTCTTCTCATTTCAGTATTTCCCTTATGATCAAAACAACCCAAACTAACAAGTTGAACTACATGTTAAAATAACGGACTAAGATTAACATTTCCAAAACAAATATGATGCTACAAACTCTCATGtaattgtttctttttttttaagcagAAGGCTCACTATATTGTTAATATTATCAACGAACCAGTAACTAAAGTTTTAGCAATGGCAAGAAGTAATATCAAGGGTTTCTATCTAATGAGTGCTAGCTTAGGGTTCTACCAAGCCATCAAATGCAATGTCAATTGTGGCCTGAAACACTAACCCATTAAACCAAATATTCATATACAGCGGCGTTTTAGCAAGATTCCTATCTCAAGAAAGGGGCAAAAGAATATGTGAAAAACTCCACACAATTAAAGTAATAAGTGAAATTCCACCATACCAGGTTTCATTTCTGATCCTGATGGTTGAAAGACAGTTGCATCtggctgctgagctgcaaagcTGACAAGCTCATAAGATTTCCCTGAAAAAATAAGTGTGTTAGCTGCAGCCTGTAGCTGATATTTTCTGTGAAAAAATTGAGTAGTTCTTTCCCACAATAACTGGACAATGATGTTTGGCATGTACTGAGTCTAGCTCCAAGTGAAGGAATTAATGAGTTAGCAGTGCATTACATGATAAAGATGACATTTCATTTCAATGATGGAACTTATGAATATTGACAATGAGTACCACCTTATTTTCACAAACTGAATAGTAAGTCATACATttttatttcaatttatttCATTCCCTAAAGATTAAACAAGGAAATTGGTAGAATAAGAACTTAAGTACGACTAAAATTCCAGGTGATGCTTAATTTGTGCTGCCAAAAAGAATAAATTCAGACACAATGTTAACCATGGAAATGCAATGGTTCCATTGAAAGGATTAACAATGATGTCTTAAGTATAGGATACAGATGCTATTTGGCAAAATCAAAGTTGGAGTGAACAATACTCAAAGTGTAGAATCTCCAAAAAGCTCAAAGGCTATTAAGACCATGTAATCATCCAGTAAGCAACTTCACCAAAGTTATTACCTGAGGAACTTTCCAAACTGCCTATGTTTCCATCCTTGTGCAGCTTAAGAGAAAGCTCTTTACCATGGAAATCAGAAACATCTAACTGCATCGTAGAACAGAAGACATTAAGACATCAACAATCAGCATTGCAGCATAGTAAGAACACCCTACTGGGGTGCAAGAGATCCCAACTTTACCTGATCTTTAGGCCACTGTATTAGCCAAAATTCTGTCGATTCTGTTGGTGATATGTCAAGCATGGCTTCTTCTTTGACCTCCGCAAAAGCTGGTCCAGGCTCATAGCTACAGAAGTCGATGCAAAGTTAAGATGGCAAAGAACAGAAACACAGCATCAAAGTATACAAGGCCTGCTACTGGAAGTTTATACGCTAATTCCATTGGTGACAAGCAGTTGCATATCTACCATAAGTTAAATTCAGAGCAAGCGTTGTTAAGCTTTACAGTTGGACATGTGATAGCATTCCAGCTTAGCATTATTCGATTGAAGTAAATGGCCAGAAAAAGGTAGTAAAAAGCAGCGAAACAATGCTTTGCAATTATAATACTCTCGCATTCAAAATGGTAGCAACTGGTAAGATCACATGGAAAACAAAGAGAACGTCGAGGTCATACCGAACCCTTGCTGCCGCCTTCACCATATCTACCGCAAGCCAAGCCTTATTGTATTTTCTCTCAACCAAAGGGGCGCACTTGACGGGGACTTTCCGGATCAGATGAAGCACCCTAATCTGTTCGGCGAAAGAAACTGCGTCCGCACCTTCTGTAGGATTGATCTTGCGTACCGAAGAACAACAACCTGATTGAACCATGGATGTGTGGATTACATAAGCAGGAAGAATACGAAGCAGAAAAACAATAGGAACACACTGGATTGAGATTGAGGGAATGAAAAGTACTCCCCCCGTGTAAGCAAGGTCCAGTACCAGTACAGGCGGGGAAGAGGACGAGAGAGACGGCCGCTCGACGAGAGAAAGCCTCCGGTGGACGGGGCCGTGGGTTGCTGTGTCCCGTCACCAGCGGCGCGTGCGTGGCTacccggtggcggcggcgggacagAGAGACGACGGACGGAGCGAGAGAGCAGCGAGAGAAGGGAGCAGAAGCTCACGAGGAAGCCCTAAATTGGGCTTCTATTACCTGTTCTGTCAAATCGCCTGGCCCATTCCTTTGGTAACCGCATTAGTTGGGCCGTAGACCTCGTGCATTATCATCTGCACTGACCCAGCCCATAACGAACCCACACAGCAGCTACCGATAGTCTTTGCgattatttttgaaaaaacagAAATTATTAATTACTAGCAAGAtgtccgtgcgttgctacggtaaaaATGTGGTTGTATTTTCTAAacctaatatatttttatatttctacTACTATATTTTATTATAACGGATCTCCATACATTtgctagaaaatcaatagaattTTGACTTAACATAATTTTTCTACTCATACTTATTACACTTTTTATTTAAACAAGTGATTCCTAGTAACAAAAATAGGTACAAGCATAATATACCATACCATGCAACCATTCTAATTTTAATTTTAGAGTATATGAGGATTATATAAGCGAACCCGCAACATAGTGGACAACTAATCAAAAAGTCAGCCCTGCAGTGACTTTGCTTTCTAGCATAATAGCCTTGGCTGTAAGATAAACTACATATGAAATTACTTTTCCAGGCGGTTAGTCGCATGCTCCGGATAAACTGACATATGGAGTTGACATGAAGCACGTAAGATGGGGTGGAATTCTCCAGGTATCAACGAAACCCAGTAAAATTTCATAATATCTGAATCAAAAGGAAGCTGCGTGCTATCAAGAGTAATCCGGTTCTTGCTCCTCCAGAGGATTGCTCTTGCATACTTGGCAGTTGCAGTTCTAGAGATTGTTACAAAAGATGCAAAGATTCAGGATCAGTCAAGTTCAGGCTTCTCTATCTTCAGAATTTACCTTTCCCAATGGTATGCAAGGTTTTATTTCCTTTTAGTTCTCACACTGACAGGTTTCATTTCTACATGCAAATTGCATGATCTGTGCATTTGCAAGGATTGTTGCATGCTGCATTCTAGTGGGCTACCTATCTCTTGTTTATGGAATTTATGTTCCTGACTGGGAATTCAGAGTGCAAAATGTTGACAGCCCAAACTACGACAAAGTTTTAACAGTACGGGATTTTTCTCATAATTTATTTCTTGCGCTTCAGAAATGAGCTAATTACCAATTGTTTTGTGAAACACTGCAACTCACTGTAATGTTCCCTAATGTTTAGGTGACGTGTGGTACAAGGGGGATATTAAGCCCTCCTTGCAATGCTGTCGGTTACATTGACCGCAAAATTCTTGGCATCAATCACTTGTACCAGAGACCGGCATGGAGAAGGCACCAGGTTGTGTTTTCTGACAAAACGCTTTGCTGTTGCTTTACTGTTATTTTCAGTGTTTATCAACTACTGTCCTGGTCCATGCAGTCCTGTACTGATAGTTCCCCACATGAGGGCCTTTTAAGAACAATGCCCCAGCATGGTGTGTTGCGCCATTCGAACCTGAAGGGATACTAAGGTACTTGTCACTATGTCAGATTCATGCTACATCTGTTGTTTTAACATGTTCAATGTTGAAACTTCTTAAGATGACTATAGTAAGTAGTAACTGAATGTGAAAGATAAACCTGCCTGTATGGCCTGCTGAATGGAAATTCTCATCTGCTGATTCAGGTTAACACTACTATCTCATCAATTTGCAGCTCATTTTCTGCGGTATTGAGTACGATCATCGGTGTGCACTACATAAAAGTGCACATTGG
This window encodes:
- the LOC101754886 gene encoding mediator-associated protein 2 codes for the protein MVKAAARVRYEPGPAFAEVKEEAMLDISPTESTEFWLIQWPKDQLDVSDFHGKELSLKLHKDGNIGSLESSSGKSYELVSFAAQQPDATVFQPSGSEMKPVGKISRRVCLVRYPEAEELAKPNFGGLTPSSKISAGSSRKTKSRFTSASKNRSSQGSALSLGQWSAEPTPKHKQKRKDKSNLGHSNMSGKASEGSQARGAESNTTTSEMPQLSSEKSKKKKKVKIVE